From Molothrus ater isolate BHLD 08-10-18 breed brown headed cowbird chromosome 8, BPBGC_Mater_1.1, whole genome shotgun sequence, a single genomic window includes:
- the LOC129046739 gene encoding uncharacterized protein LOC129046739 isoform X1 — protein MLALRGPAGNSAGGQRGRGAGPGPSPRPAFGARPGSHPRRGVAGPAGGLTASTACCRMEVNLENILSRDCSSRCREDLESSSIRRRRRSRREGDKEGFISPLNQILQKKRPSLPFSGITGKAEVKWVVKEQSYFLLNIQESQYVKINLKVTTWMK, from the exons ATGCTCGCCCTGCGGGGCCCCGCCGGCAACAGCGCCGGGGGACAGCGGGGAAGGGGCGCCGGGCCCGGTCCGAGCCCCCGGCCCGCGTTCGGTGCTAGGCCCGGATCGCATCCCCGGCGTGGCGTGGCCGGGCCCGCCGGCGGCCTTACCGCCTCCACGGCGTGCTGCAGGATGGAGGTGAACTTGGAGAACATCCTGTCCCGCGACTGCAGCAGCCGCTGCCGGGAGGACCTCGAGAGCTCCTCGatccgccgccgccgccgctccagG AGAGAAGGAGACAAAGAGGGCTTTATTTCACCTCTGAATcaaatacttcagaaaaaaagaccATCCCTCCCATTTTCTGGCatcacaggaaaagcagaggtaAAGTGGG TTGTTAAAGAGCAGAGCTATTTCCTTCTCAACATCCAGGAGTCCCAGTATGTCAAGATCAATTTAAAAG TGACTACTTGGATGAAATAA
- the LOC129046739 gene encoding uncharacterized protein LOC129046739 isoform X2 produces MLALRGPAGNSAGGQRGRGAGPGPSPRPAFGARPGSHPRRGVAGPAGGLTASTACCRMEVNLENILSRDCSSRCREDLESSSIRRRRRSRREGDKEGFISPLNQILQKKRPSLPFSGITGKAELLKSRAISFSTSRSPSMSRSI; encoded by the exons ATGCTCGCCCTGCGGGGCCCCGCCGGCAACAGCGCCGGGGGACAGCGGGGAAGGGGCGCCGGGCCCGGTCCGAGCCCCCGGCCCGCGTTCGGTGCTAGGCCCGGATCGCATCCCCGGCGTGGCGTGGCCGGGCCCGCCGGCGGCCTTACCGCCTCCACGGCGTGCTGCAGGATGGAGGTGAACTTGGAGAACATCCTGTCCCGCGACTGCAGCAGCCGCTGCCGGGAGGACCTCGAGAGCTCCTCGatccgccgccgccgccgctccagG AGAGAAGGAGACAAAGAGGGCTTTATTTCACCTCTGAATcaaatacttcagaaaaaaagaccATCCCTCCCATTTTCTGGCatcacaggaaaagcagag TTGTTAAAGAGCAGAGCTATTTCCTTCTCAACATCCAGGAGTCCCAGTATGTCAAGATCAATTTAA
- the LOC129046739 gene encoding uncharacterized protein LOC129046739 isoform X3, which yields MLALRGPAGNSAGGQRGRGAGPGPSPRPAFGARPGSHPRRGVAGPAGGLTASTACCRMEVNLENILSRDCSSRCREDLESSSIRRRRRSRREGDKEGFISPLNQILQKKRPSLPFSGITGKAEAWRAAAQILYGSKY from the exons ATGCTCGCCCTGCGGGGCCCCGCCGGCAACAGCGCCGGGGGACAGCGGGGAAGGGGCGCCGGGCCCGGTCCGAGCCCCCGGCCCGCGTTCGGTGCTAGGCCCGGATCGCATCCCCGGCGTGGCGTGGCCGGGCCCGCCGGCGGCCTTACCGCCTCCACGGCGTGCTGCAGGATGGAGGTGAACTTGGAGAACATCCTGTCCCGCGACTGCAGCAGCCGCTGCCGGGAGGACCTCGAGAGCTCCTCGatccgccgccgccgccgctccagG AGAGAAGGAGACAAAGAGGGCTTTATTTCACCTCTGAATcaaatacttcagaaaaaaagaccATCCCTCCCATTTTCTGGCatcacaggaaaagcagag gcatggagagctgcagcccaaaTACTCTATGGAAGTAAATACTAA